The following coding sequences lie in one Flagellimonas eckloniae genomic window:
- a CDS encoding MBL fold metallo-hydrolase, which produces MKNEPVYTQLKPNIYEINNQYFYSEKVHTYLIVLDDKVLLFDIPTYSKEIKDFITSFEKPAYAIISHGSCGISDGTEWQKEIGLKVYAHKADTNHPWLRMKPDVFFTEMSEFGKNIEVIHTPGHSAGAVCILEKSSKSLFTGDTFYGNKNGEIRDFNKENPADYENPSDRIESCKKLLNYDFEDVYPFHYEIIDKGGKEKLTEYLKDK; this is translated from the coding sequence ATGAAAAATGAACCAGTTTATACTCAATTAAAGCCGAATATCTATGAGATAAACAACCAATATTTCTATAGTGAAAAAGTTCACACATACCTAATCGTATTGGATGATAAAGTACTTCTCTTTGACATTCCGACCTATTCAAAAGAAATCAAAGACTTTATAACTTCCTTCGAGAAACCCGCTTATGCAATAATTTCACACGGTTCGTGTGGAATTTCCGACGGAACAGAATGGCAGAAAGAGATTGGGCTTAAAGTTTATGCTCATAAAGCAGACACGAATCATCCTTGGTTAAGAATGAAACCTGATGTCTTCTTCACAGAAATGTCGGAATTTGGAAAAAATATTGAAGTAATTCACACACCTGGACATAGTGCAGGAGCAGTTTGCATATTAGAAAAATCATCAAAGTCTTTATTTACTGGAGACACTTTCTATGGCAACAAGAATGGCGAGATTAGGGACTTTAACAAAGAAAATCCTGCTGATTATGAAAACCCATCGGACAGAATTGAAAGTTGTAAAAAACTATTGAACTATGATTTTGAAGATGTTTATCCGTTTCATTATGAAATAATAGATAAAGGTGGAAAAGAAAAATTGACGGAATATTTGAAAGATAAATAA
- a CDS encoding DUF6882 domain-containing protein: MSIFKKLFGGEKPKEESQIDKSKFNKIEKSDFSDFQDLVEQNAGLSFEKQMIFGDVIGSSAWELDMGKGKIFFGALELPIQIIGSLAFNNNSWMWGWANTQSGMPENLLKQSNQLKEIGESKNIQKLIDGQYNVDEGFEHKIGMLACGLFKAKSYYCANYGQGTLVVTIDDNKIPEVDKNRLEKIMTNFPQLISGTDLNHKNAFLNYLIDRDFELSISENKIEGLRNNKIVVAEFDELDRLKSLNGKI, translated from the coding sequence ATGAGCATATTTAAAAAACTATTTGGTGGTGAAAAACCAAAAGAAGAGTCTCAAATTGACAAGTCAAAATTCAATAAGATAGAGAAATCTGATTTTAGCGATTTTCAAGATTTGGTAGAACAGAATGCTGGACTTTCATTCGAGAAACAAATGATTTTTGGAGATGTTATTGGCTCAAGTGCTTGGGAACTAGATATGGGAAAAGGAAAAATCTTCTTTGGAGCTTTGGAATTGCCAATTCAAATAATCGGTTCATTGGCTTTCAATAATAACTCTTGGATGTGGGGGTGGGCAAATACGCAAAGTGGGATGCCGGAAAATTTGCTCAAACAATCTAATCAACTAAAGGAAATCGGAGAAAGTAAGAATATTCAAAAGTTAATTGATGGACAATACAACGTTGATGAAGGATTTGAACATAAAATTGGAATGTTAGCTTGCGGTTTATTTAAAGCTAAAAGCTACTATTGTGCAAATTATGGACAAGGGACACTTGTTGTGACTATCGACGACAATAAAATACCAGAAGTGGACAAAAATAGACTTGAAAAAATAATGACCAATTTTCCTCAATTAATTAGCGGAACAGATTTGAATCATAAAAACGCTTTCTTGAATTATTTAATCGACCGTGATTTTGAATTAAGTATTTCCGAAAATAAAATTGAAGGTTTAAGAAATAATAAAATTGTAGTAGCAGAATTTGATGAATTGGACAGATTGAAATCATTAAACGGAAAAATATAA